The genomic window GGGCAAGTGCAGCTTCGAAACCAAGGACAAGTCCGTCACCCTGACCGCCGAGGCGGATTTCATGCTCGAGCAGATGCTCGACATTCTTCGCTCCAGCCTGGTCAAGCGCAAGATCGATGTGCAGTGCATCGAGACCAAGGACCCCTTCGCCTCGGGCAAGGTGGTCAAGCAGGAAGTGAACTTCCGCGAGGGCATCGACAAGGATCTGGCGAAGAAGATCGTCGCCCTGATCAAGGACAAGAAGCTCAAGGTCCAGGCCGCGATCCAGGGCGAGCAGGTGCGCGTCACCGGCAAGAAGCGCGATGACCTGCAGGAAGCCATCGCGCTGCTGCGCGGCGAATCCCTCGGCATGCCGCTGCAGTTCAACAATTTCCGCGACTGATTCGCTGCCTGACCACCGCAGCGGAACCTCATCGCCCGGGCGACGTCGCAATTAAGAGTCGCTCGGCGAACACCCGACCGCCATGGCTTGCCATGGCGGTTTTGTTTTTGAAATGGCAATAGACAAGGGGCCTGCATCCATGGATATGAATTACGAGCACATCGTCAACAGTGCGGAGGCCTGGACGCCCGTCGTCCTGGCCTATCTGGGCAACGCCTTGCTGGCGCTGCTGACCCTGCTGATCGGCTGGTGGGTGATCAACCTGTTCACCAATCGCGTGGGCGGGCTGCTGTCCACCAAGCACGTGGACAAGACGCTGCAGGGCTTCATCGGCAGCATGGTGAACATCATCCTGAAGATCCTGCTGATGGTCAGCGTGGCCTCGATGATTGGCATCCAGACCACCAGTTTCGTCGCCGCCATCGGCGCCGCCGGCCTGGCCATCGGCCTGGCGCTGCAGGGCAGCCTGTCCAACTTCGCCGGCGGGGTGCTGATCCTGCTGTTCCGCCCGTTCAAGATCGGCGACTGGATCGAGGCCCAGGGCGTCTCCGGCACCGTGGACAACATCATGATCTTCCACACCGTGCTGCGCACCGGTGACAACCGCACCGTCATCGTGCCCAACGGCGCGCTGTCCAACGGCATCATCACCAACACCTCGACCCAGACCACCCGCCAGGTGACCTTCGACGTGAAGCTCGCCTTCGACGCCGACCTGGATGGCGCCCGCGCCATTCTCAAGGAACTGGCCGAGGATCCCCGCGTGCTCAAGTCGCCGGCGCCAGTGGTGGTGGTTGCGGGCCTGGGTGAGAACTCGGTGACGCTGTCGCTGCGCCTGTGGACGGCCAATTCGGACTATTGGGCCGTCACCTTCATGCTCAACGAGCAGGTGCGCCAGCGTCTGCGCGATGCCGGTATCGACCTGGCACCCAACAAGGTGGTGCGCGTGGTCAAGGGCGAAGAGGGCTCCGTGCTGGCGGATTGATCCCCGGCAGGAACGAAAAAAGGCCGGCGATTGCCGGCCTTTTTCATGGGCGCTGGCGCCTGCGCGGCGCTCAGTGACGTTCGGCGCTGGCCTGTGGCGCCGGCGCCTCGGTCGCTTCCTCGGCGCCGCCGTTGGTCATGTCGCCGCGATTGTGCAGCCACAGCCAGCCGATCAGCAGCAGCGTGGGGACGCCGAGCAGGCCGGTGAAGAAGAAGAAGTGCTCGTAACCCATGCTCTCGACCATCGCGCCGGAATAGCCGCCGATGAAGCGCGGCAGCAGCAGCATGGTGGAGCTGAGCATGGCGTACTGGGTGGCGGAGAACTTCAGGTTGGTCAGGCTCGACAGGTAGGCGACGAAGGCCGAGGTGGCGAGGCCGCCGCTGAAGTTGTCGAGCATGATGGTCACCACCAGCATGGTGACGTGGGGCTCCAGCACCTTGAGCAGGGCGAAGACGTTCTGCCCCATCAGGTGCGGGTCGTCGATCGCGCCCATCTGCGCCAGGACGGCGAACAGCAGGTTGGTCGCCGCCGATGCCGCGCCGCCGATGAACAGGATCGGCAGGATGCTGAAGCGGGCGATCAGCACGCCGCCGGCCGCCGCGCCGATCAGGGTCATGACCACGCCGAACAGCTTGCTGACCGTGGCGATGGTGTCCTTGGAGAAGCCCATGTCGATGTAGAACACGCTGGCCATGGTGCCCATGACGGTGTCGGACATGCGGTAGGTGGAGATCAGCCCGAGCAGCAACAGCGCCTGCCAGCGGTAGCGGCGGACGAATTCGGTGATCGGCGTCAGCACCGGCGCCATCAGCAGGCGGCCGGGGGCGGAAATACAGCTCAGGGCGATCAGCAGGTAGAGGATGGCGAGCCACCACTTGCCGCCTTCGACCATGTTGATGAACGCGGTACCGGTGACCAGCAGAATGATCAGCACGATCACCGAGACGGCCTGGTGGACGAAGTCGAACTGCGGCAGGCCGCGCCCGTGCACGGCCAGCAACAGCGGGCGGCGCACCTTCGACAGCAGCTCGCGCACCGGGCGGATCTGCCGGCGGCCGTGGGGCGTCATGCACACGCCGATGAAGATCGCGTACAGCGCGGCGCGCGGCCAGGCCTGGGCGGTCAGCGCGGTGAGCATGGCCGGCACGGAGATCAGCAGCACCAGCAGGGTCAGCACCGAGAGCAACTGGTGGTTGAAGGCGAACGCCGAGCTGCCGGCCTGCGGTTGCACGTTCACCGGCGGCTCTTTCATCAGCAGGGTGGTGATCAGGCCGGGCAGGATGGCCAGGGAGCACACCGCATAGGTCAGCGCCCAGGCCGACTGGCTGTAGTGCAGGGCGCTGGAGCCGGCCCATTCGGCGAGGAACAGCACGCCGGCGGTGGCGAACAGCACGGCGACCCGGTAGCCGGTCATGTAGCAGGCGGCGAGGGCGGCCTGGCGGGTGTTCTCGGCGATTTCCAGACGGTAGGCATCGATGGCGATGTCCTGGGTGGCCGAGGCGAACGCCACCACCATGGCCAGGGCGATCAGCCAGTTGAGGTGCGCTTGCGGGTTGCACAGGGCCATGCCGAGCAGGCCGAGGGCGATCAGTCCCTGGGAGAACACCAGCCAGGAGCGGCGGCGGCCGAGGCGGCCGATGAAGGGCAGGCGCCACTGGTCGAGCATGGGCGACCACACCCACTTGAAGGCGTACACCAGCCCGATCCAGCTGGCGAATCCGATGGTTTCCCGGGCGACACCCGCTTCACGCAACCACACCGAGAGGGTGGAGAGCACCAGCATGTACGGCAGGCCGGCGGCGAATCCCAGCAGCAAAAGCGCGAGGCTGGCGGGAGACTTGTAGGCAATCCATGCCTCTCGCCAGGAATGCTCTTTCATGGGGTGTTTTCCAGCAGGTCAAAAATTCTCGCGAACTTTACTAGGACTGCTCGCCGCTAGGCCAGCCGTGCCGACGTATGTCCACCCGATCGTTATGGATTCTGACACCCTCCGCACGTAAACGTGCGCGCTGCTCGTTACCCGAGACGCTGCCCAGGGGCAGGCTGATGCGTCCGCCGGCGGCGATCACGCGGTGCCACGGCAGGCGCGTGCCCTCCGGCAACTGGCTGAGGATGCGTCCTACAAGCCGCGCGGAGCGGCCCAGCCCGGCGAGCCGGGCGACGTCGCCATAGGTGATGACGCACCCTTCGGGCACCTGGGCGATCACCAGGAAAATCGCCTCGCGACGCACCTGCAGGCTTTCCAGGCCGAGGTCGGCAGTCGGGGTGTTGGCCGGGAGCTTGGGTGTGGGCATCGAATGCACCGTGGCAGAGGGGCTGACGCTCAGGATATCGGCTGGCGCAGGTCTGACAAGCCGCGACATCTGTCAGACCCTTCCGTCAGTCATTGTGAACTCCCTGCAACTGAGCCGGTCAGTCGTTGCTCTCGCGTCGGGCTTCTGGATAATGCCCGGCTTTTTGCCTATTCAATCCAGTTGAATTTGACTCATGTTCCCCAGAACCCTGCTCTCCCTTGCCCTCGCGTCCTGCTCTCTGTCCGCCCTTGCCGACACCGTCTGGCTGAAGAATGGCGACCGCCTCAGCGGCACCATCAAGCTGTATGACGGCGGCAAGCTGCTGCTGGCGACCGACTACGGCGGGGAGATCACCCTGAAGGCGGACAAGATCAAGACGCTGGAGACCGACCAGAACCTGCTGGTGAAGTACGACGAGGAAAACGGCGAGCACTCCAAGGGCCTGAAGGCCTCCGACCAGGGCAAGGTCACGCTGGTCAACGGTGAGGCACGCACGGTGGAGCTGGCCAAGATCGAGCAGATGATGCCGCCCAAGCCGATCCTGGAAGACTGGGTATGGACCGGCAACGTCGACTTCTCCCTGGACCACAAGCGCGCCGAGAACGATGTCGAGGACTACGACATCGACTTC from Pseudomonas sp. GCEP-101 includes these protein-coding regions:
- a CDS encoding AmpG family muropeptide MFS transporter, giving the protein MKEHSWREAWIAYKSPASLALLLLGFAAGLPYMLVLSTLSVWLREAGVARETIGFASWIGLVYAFKWVWSPMLDQWRLPFIGRLGRRRSWLVFSQGLIALGLLGMALCNPQAHLNWLIALAMVVAFASATQDIAIDAYRLEIAENTRQAALAACYMTGYRVAVLFATAGVLFLAEWAGSSALHYSQSAWALTYAVCSLAILPGLITTLLMKEPPVNVQPQAGSSAFAFNHQLLSVLTLLVLLISVPAMLTALTAQAWPRAALYAIFIGVCMTPHGRRQIRPVRELLSKVRRPLLLAVHGRGLPQFDFVHQAVSVIVLIILLVTGTAFINMVEGGKWWLAILYLLIALSCISAPGRLLMAPVLTPITEFVRRYRWQALLLLGLISTYRMSDTVMGTMASVFYIDMGFSKDTIATVSKLFGVVMTLIGAAAGGVLIARFSILPILFIGGAASAATNLLFAVLAQMGAIDDPHLMGQNVFALLKVLEPHVTMLVVTIMLDNFSGGLATSAFVAYLSSLTNLKFSATQYAMLSSTMLLLPRFIGGYSGAMVESMGYEHFFFFTGLLGVPTLLLIGWLWLHNRGDMTNGGAEEATEAPAPQASAERH
- a CDS encoding mechanosensitive ion channel family protein, with product MDMNYEHIVNSAEAWTPVVLAYLGNALLALLTLLIGWWVINLFTNRVGGLLSTKHVDKTLQGFIGSMVNIILKILLMVSVASMIGIQTTSFVAAIGAAGLAIGLALQGSLSNFAGGVLILLFRPFKIGDWIEAQGVSGTVDNIMIFHTVLRTGDNRTVIVPNGALSNGIITNTSTQTTRQVTFDVKLAFDADLDGARAILKELAEDPRVLKSPAPVVVVAGLGENSVTLSLRLWTANSDYWAVTFMLNEQVRQRLRDAGIDLAPNKVVRVVKGEEGSVLAD
- a CDS encoding MGMT family protein — encoded protein: MPTPKLPANTPTADLGLESLQVRREAIFLVIAQVPEGCVITYGDVARLAGLGRSARLVGRILSQLPEGTRLPWHRVIAAGGRISLPLGSVSGNEQRARLRAEGVRIHNDRVDIRRHGWPSGEQS
- a CDS encoding YajQ family cyclic di-GMP-binding protein codes for the protein MPSFDVVSELDKHELTNALDNAAKELDRRFDLKGKCSFETKDKSVTLTAEADFMLEQMLDILRSSLVKRKIDVQCIETKDPFASGKVVKQEVNFREGIDKDLAKKIVALIKDKKLKVQAAIQGEQVRVTGKKRDDLQEAIALLRGESLGMPLQFNNFRD